The nucleotide sequence CCATCAAGCAAAGGCAGTGCCTTTCGCAATCCGCCGCCGGTTTCTAGCAGCGCGTCACTTTCATCAGAAAAGATGATGGGCTGACCTCTCAGGTGATCTTTGATCATCTGACCACGATAGTGCAGATTAACGACTTGTCTTTCTATGCGGGCAGCAGCAGCGATCTCCAACGCGTGGTCTATCAGCGGCTTGCCAGCAACTGGGATAAGTGGCTTTGGCACAGTTTCGGTTAGCGCACCCATGCGGGTGCCCATACCCGCCGCAAAAAACAGGATTGGCATGCTCATGCGGTCAGCCCTGCCAGTTTGTTGGTTGTTGGAGCCGGTACCGTGTCCAATACAGCTTGCTGCAGGTCCTTGAGCGCGGGGTCTTGCAGATCATGTAGGATGTGGCCCCAGACACGGGGCATAAAATCAAGATATCTTGGTTTTCCAACCTCAGCTACAAGGCGTGCAAATACACCAAGGATACGGAGGTTGCGTTGCACACCCAGACAGGACAGTGATGTGCGAATGGGGCCTTTCGCATGGGTCTGTTCAGCAAAGTAGCTGATGAGGTCATCTGCGACCTTGGGGCTGACATCACGCCGCGCGTCGCGCAAAAGCGAGACAAGATCATAGCCGGGTGGCGCAACAAAGGCATCCTGAAAATCCAGCAAGCCAACGCGCGCGTCGTCTTGCTGCGCGTTACGCCATATCAGGTTCTCGGCATGGAAATCGCGCAAGGCGAGCGTGGTTGCATCAGGTGCATAATGTGTTAGCGCCAGTTGGATTTGGGCGCAAAGATCATCGGTGGGTTTATTGCTGTAATATGGGCCAATGATCTCGATCATCTTGGCTCCCGCGGCGGGTGTCATGCGCTGAAGGTGACTGGGCGCATCGACCTTTTCGAGCTTCAGCAGGATATCTGTGGCGGCACGGTAAAGTACCTTCTCATCGGATGGTGCATTTTGTAGCCATTGGGCAAAGTCTACGGGGCCTAGGTCGCTAAGCAGTAGCAAACCCTGCTTTGGATCATGTGCGAGGATATCTGGTGCGGCAAGGCCATGTTGGTGCAACAGCCTTGAGATTTCGACAAAAGGTGTCGTATCTTCCCCGTTTTCGGGTGGTGCATCCATCAGAATGGCTGTCTTGGACCCCGATGCTAGACGCAGGTAGCTGCGAGCAGACGCATCACCAGCGAGTGGGGTTTGTGCCCAGTCCTGCCAAATGCTGTTGGCTAGAAAACTGGCGATAGCTGCGGTGCGATCAGGCATCCAACCCTCGCAGCCGATCGGCCCAAAAGGCGGGTCCGGAAACAGTGACATGGTGTTGGTCGTGTTGCGCCACAAAGGCCAGGGTCAGCGCGGTTTTGGGGGCAACGTCGCCCAAGCGATCAGGCCATTCGACCAGGCAGATGGCTGTTTCAAAGGCCTCATCAAGGCCGAGCTCCAATGCTTCGTCAGGGTGGCTCAAACGATACAGATCGCAGTGCCAGATGTCGCCTGCCGCATCTTCATATGTCTGGACCAACGTAAATGTAGGTGAGGGGACGTCCTCTATCCGGCCAAGACGTGCGCGGATCAGTGCGCGCGCAAAGGCCGATTTTCCAGCGCCGATTTCACCCTCCAGCAAAAGCGTATCGCCCGGTTTTAAGCGTCCAGCGATTTGCGTGGCCAACGCACCGGTTGCTGCTTCATCGGCTAACGGAAACTCGAACAATGTGTAGGCCATGCCCCGACATTATGAGCTTGCGCAGGCCCTGCAAGCGGAAATCAGCGCTTGGCAGCCCGTATGGCCGTATCATGCATCATTAGCTTTCTGATTTCAGGCCGTTTGGCCCGGGCAATGGTAAAGCGCACCATGGTCATGCCACCTGCAATGGGATTCGCATGGCACTCCATATGCCGCCCATCATCCATCAGTACGGTGTCTGACCAAGGCTGCCTTGCGCCCAGTTGTTGGATGTAATCGCGCAGTTCGTTCCACATTGGCGACGGGATGCACTGATTTTGCCATGTTTTCATCTCTGACTGCAGAATACGATGCTCCATCACCTGGTCTGGCCCGTTTGACCAGAGCCTGCCATAGGCGCGATTGGACATCACCAACGTACCGGTTGATGAAAAGACCGCGATCCCATCGGAAAGCGTATCAAGCACGGCTTGTCCGGTTTCGATATCCAAGCGGAAACGCCGGGTGAGCGAAACCTCAGCACTGATATCTTCAAACAACAAAGCGAACGCGCCGTCCGGATGTGGTCTAGCCTGTGACCCGGTATGTTTGGCCTTCGGGTAAGGTCCATTTCTTGCTGTAAGTTCCGGCCTTTGCGGCATCTTCCACGGCGGTGAATTGTTCGCGCCAGGATGCATAGTGTTTGGGTTCCGGCATCATGCGTAACTCGCGCAAACGGTCAAGAACCGTATCAATGGCCGGGCTAGCGCTCAGAAAATCAAATGGCAGCGATGTCATGTCCACAAAGGCGGGATTGAACATGGCCAGCTGCCTGTTCTTGTCAAAGATGGCAAGGCCGATCGAGAGTTCTCCGAAAGTTTTACCAAGTGTTTTGACAAATTCAGATCGGGCATCATCGGCACGCACAACCTCGGTCGCGTTGTTTGCAAAATGCAACCGCCCATCGCCGTGCGGGACAGTTGATACATCAAACCATTGTTCTCTTTTGTCGTTCCCCGGGTGCACTGCAATCCGGCGTTTTTGCGGGTTTGAAGGGTCGTCGTTGTTGTCGAGAATTGCATCAATGCTGAGGTGCCGCAGTGCATCAGCATAGGCGTTGTTGGCCCACAGCAGATTGCCGTTGCCGTCTTCGTGCCAGACAAGTTGAGTGGAATGTGCTGTGATGTCATTCATCAAAGCGGTTTCGGCGTTGCTGACATCACACGACAAGCGTAGCGAAACCAGCGCACGCGCCCAGTCTTCATCGCCATTTAGTGATATCCGCAGACGATCGCCAGTCCGTTTAGCATCGATAAAGACAGTCAGGTCACTTTCGCTCGAGATACGGAACTCTTTGGCGGCAGGGTCGGCAAGCTTGTCTTTGATCTGCGGAAACTCTTGGGAGATACTGGCGATCATCAGGTCAAGATCACTGATGTTATTGGAACCATGCCCGATCAGTGCCCAGGCCTCTGCGGTGGCATCAATCAGGTCTTTCTTAAGCAAAAAGGAAAACGATGCCATCCTGGGACATGGTGTTGAATGCAGCGACGGGCTGTACGTCGGACGATTTCCTGAATTGCAGCAGTGCGATGATCAGCACAGCGCCACATAAAGCCGCAACCGTGATGGCGCCAAGCTCTGCCACGTTCAACAACATAATCTTTCCATTCCCGAGTCTGCCCGGTTAAAATATCGGTCAGGAAAGTTAATGTGGGCTTAACGTCAAAGGTGGAATTAAGGCCAAATTGCAAAGGGTTGGTTCTGGCCAAGCGGTACATTCTCGTTTGGCTGGTTGGTTTGCAGCATTCTGCGCGGCCAACTGACCTCTACTATCGCGCCGCCCGTGGCCTGCCCGGTCCAGCTTGCATGGCCGTGCCTGCGGCTGTTAGAGAACTTCAGCTTTGCGCCAGAGCGTTCTAGCAAAGTCTTTGCAATAAAGAGCCCCAACCCCATTCCTTCGTAGCCGGGGCGCCGCGCGCCATCTTCGGACAATCGGCGGCGTTTGACATAGGGATCGCCGATGCGGCCAATGACAGATTGCGGAAAGCCGCGGCCATCATCAGAAATACGCACGTCGATGCTGTTTTCGGACCATGTCATGTCCACCATCACCCGTGAGCGTGAGAAATCGACAGCATTTTGAACAAGGTTGCGCAATCCGTGGATAATTTCGGGGCGCCGTTCAATGCTAGGCTGAGTCAGGTTGGCACCGTCCTGCGGCACAACACTGAACTCCACTCGCTTGCCCCGGTTCAGATGCGGCTCTGCAGCCTCTCGGATGACTGTCTCGACCGGTGCGAAGCGCACTTGCAGATCGTCTTTTCCAGACCGTCCCATAGACTGCAGGATGTCACGACACCGATCGGCCTGAGAACGGATCAGTTCAGCATCTTCCAGCAATTCGGGCTGATCCTGAAGTTCTTCTTTCAACTCGCTGCTGACCAGCTTGATGGTCGCCAGCGGTGTTCCCAGTTCATGGGCGGTTGCGGCAACAACGCCGCCCAGATCCGTGAGCTTTTGCTCGCGTGAAAGCGCAAGCTGCGTAGCAAGCAAGGCCTCGTTCATGGCGTTCATTTCGGATGTGACCTGACGTGCATAGAGTGCAAGGAAAACCAGACTGATCAGCAAAGCGACCCAGAAGCCGAACTGAAACAACACCGGCATTACAAGCTCGGCACCGTCGTCGCCTATCAAAGGTATGTTGTTGCCGCTGATGACTGTCATCAGCGCCATCGCAGTCAAGCCAAGAAAAATGGTGCTTCTTGTGTGCAGAACCGTTGCGGAAATCGTTACGGGGGCCAATACAAGCATCGCAAACGGGTTATTCAGCCCGCCTGTGAAATAGAGAAGCGCCGTGAGCTGCAATATATCGAACACCAGCCAAAGCGTTGCTTCGAACTCCGAGAGACGCTTGTTGGTGGGATAAGCGTAATAGGACGCCAGATTGGCAAAAATGGAAACCGTAACCACAAGCGCTACTGCACCTAAGGCAAGATCAATATTGTAGACCCGGTTCGCGACAAGAATGGCTGCTGATTGGCCAATAATTGCGAACCAGCGCAGGGTCATCAGCGTCCGCAGCCTAACCCAGTCGCTACGCTCTTGTCGTTCCAGCAGCTGAAAGTCGGTCGACGGCATACGTGTTGGTCCGATACAAACTGTGGTGGATAGGATAGCCTGAATGATAGGATGATCAATGCGACTTGATTGTCGCTTAGGTTTACATGCTCTATAGATTTGGCGGTGCGAGTTGACGTCGCCCGCGACAATCCTACCTAAGTCTAGGAAAGAGCAATAGGTCTGAATATGAATACCGAGGCGTTGGATCTGGGCGAAGACAAAAGCCTTCTCTTGGTTGACGATGACGAAGCGTTTTTGCGCCGACTTGCAAAAGCAATGGAAAAACGCGGGTTTGACGTCGAAATGGCGGGCTCTGTCGCGGCAGGCAAGGCAGTTTCAACAGCGCGTCCGCCAGCATATGCAGTTGTTGATCTGCGACTGGAGGATGGGAATGGCCTTGATGTTGTCGAAACCCTTCGCGCCCGCAGACCCGATGCGCGTATTGTTGTCCTGACCGGATATGGTGCGATAGCCACAGCCGTTGCTGCTGTAAAGATTGGTGCAACCGACTATTTGGCCAAGCCAGCGGACGCGACCGATGTGACCAATGCCCTTCTCGCACTGACAGATGAGCTGCCGCCACCACCGGAAAATCCAATGAGCGCAGACCGCGTGCGGTGGGAGCATATTCAGCGGGTGTATGAGCTGTGCGACCGCAATGTGTCTGAAACCGCGCGGCGGCTTTCAATGCATAGGCGAACCTTGCAGCGCATCCTGGCAAAGCGCAGCCCGCGTTAAGCGGCATTTCTGATCTACTTGTCTTCTTCGGTTTCGCGGTTCAGCAGATCAAACTTACGTAATTTTACATAAAGTGACTGGCGCGAAAGCCCAAGCATCTCT is from Yoonia sp. GPGPB17 and encodes:
- the tsaE gene encoding tRNA (adenosine(37)-N6)-threonylcarbamoyltransferase complex ATPase subunit type 1 TsaE; translated protein: MAYTLFEFPLADEAATGALATQIAGRLKPGDTLLLEGEIGAGKSAFARALIRARLGRIEDVPSPTFTLVQTYEDAAGDIWHCDLYRLSHPDEALELGLDEAFETAICLVEWPDRLGDVAPKTALTLAFVAQHDQHHVTVSGPAFWADRLRGLDA
- the regB gene encoding sensor histidine kinase RegB, with protein sequence MPSTDFQLLERQERSDWVRLRTLMTLRWFAIIGQSAAILVANRVYNIDLALGAVALVVTVSIFANLASYYAYPTNKRLSEFEATLWLVFDILQLTALLYFTGGLNNPFAMLVLAPVTISATVLHTRSTIFLGLTAMALMTVISGNNIPLIGDDGAELVMPVLFQFGFWVALLISLVFLALYARQVTSEMNAMNEALLATQLALSREQKLTDLGGVVAATAHELGTPLATIKLVSSELKEELQDQPELLEDAELIRSQADRCRDILQSMGRSGKDDLQVRFAPVETVIREAAEPHLNRGKRVEFSVVPQDGANLTQPSIERRPEIIHGLRNLVQNAVDFSRSRVMVDMTWSENSIDVRISDDGRGFPQSVIGRIGDPYVKRRRLSEDGARRPGYEGMGLGLFIAKTLLERSGAKLKFSNSRRHGHASWTGQATGGAIVEVSWPRRMLQTNQPNENVPLGQNQPFAIWP
- a CDS encoding PAS-domain containing protein; protein product: MFEDISAEVSLTRRFRLDIETGQAVLDTLSDGIAVFSSTGTLVMSNRAYGRLWSNGPDQVMEHRILQSEMKTWQNQCIPSPMWNELRDYIQQLGARQPWSDTVLMDDGRHMECHANPIAGGMTMVRFTIARAKRPEIRKLMMHDTAIRAAKR
- a CDS encoding aminoglycoside phosphotransferase family protein, whose protein sequence is MPDRTAAIASFLANSIWQDWAQTPLAGDASARSYLRLASGSKTAILMDAPPENGEDTTPFVEISRLLHQHGLAAPDILAHDPKQGLLLLSDLGPVDFAQWLQNAPSDEKVLYRAATDILLKLEKVDAPSHLQRMTPAAGAKMIEIIGPYYSNKPTDDLCAQIQLALTHYAPDATTLALRDFHAENLIWRNAQQDDARVGLLDFQDAFVAPPGYDLVSLLRDARRDVSPKVADDLISYFAEQTHAKGPIRTSLSCLGVQRNLRILGVFARLVAEVGKPRYLDFMPRVWGHILHDLQDPALKDLQQAVLDTVPAPTTNKLAGLTA
- a CDS encoding ActR/PrrA/RegA family redox response regulator transcription factor, which produces MNTEALDLGEDKSLLLVDDDEAFLRRLAKAMEKRGFDVEMAGSVAAGKAVSTARPPAYAVVDLRLEDGNGLDVVETLRARRPDARIVVLTGYGAIATAVAAVKIGATDYLAKPADATDVTNALLALTDELPPPPENPMSADRVRWEHIQRVYELCDRNVSETARRLSMHRRTLQRILAKRSPR